Proteins found in one Apostichopus japonicus isolate 1M-3 chromosome 16, ASM3797524v1, whole genome shotgun sequence genomic segment:
- the LOC139982416 gene encoding tyrosine-protein kinase BTK-like: protein MANKSTNQEVVEDTKQHLISTKDEECDELTSEPLHPVNRNRERAKTDGSTIEMRDTQRAGTISRHSLSHRILPTIPIRPDLPKIPSDENVSDGSNESENYYMTTDESPKQSRMFGEKDVCLIMNIKLDQWHSRWMGTIPATKGTKKCVVLTTVADQVFRRKDIHWDEFVKRTIDLPLTKHLVKVEGIAILKAKLHLVQEHFACETLDGWLVKVFSHETFDNTMYLSEVMRIIAGLLEGLNIIHSYGFLHPGLSSKKILRIEKGHCKLYDFCLSEDAPKVTSFRKTKIPYSLNHFPPEALHRNEYSQPSDVWAVAGVIWELLTGKLPFPCAEDGTTFEDQARAPSESQVTHYREIRNKQLYHCWHQVCPRRPTIRELRESYQEIFENLSDNAYEIPRMDLYTSMKSSTLYSKGKEEVYHDTYTAVP, encoded by the exons ATGGCGAATAAGAGCACGAATCAAGAAGTCGTTGAAGATACCAAACAACACCTCATATCTACAAAGGACGAGGAGTGCGATGAACTTACATCTGAACCGTTACATCCTGTTAACAG GAATCGGGAACGTGCCAAAACCGATGGCTCGACAATTGAGATGAGGGATACACAAAGGGCTGGAACAATATCAAGACATTCAC TTTCACACAGAATCCTGCCAACCATTCCTATAAG GCCTGATTTGCCCAAAATACCAagtgatgaaaatgtttctgACGGTTCCAACGAGTCCGAAA ATTATTACATGACGACCGATGAAAGTCCCAAACAGAGTCGAATGTTTGGAGAGAAGGACGTTTGCTTGATCATGAATATTAAGTTGGATCAGTGGCATAGTAGGTGGATGGGAACAATACCGGCCACCAAAGGAACAAAGAAATGTGTAGTGCTGACGACAGTCGCTG ATCAAGTTTTTCGAAGGAAAGACATCCATTGGGATGAGTTCGTTAAAAGGACCATTGACCTACCCTTAACGAAACATCTTGTTAAAGTTGAAGGAATTGCAATACTGAAAG CTAAACTTCACTTAGTACAAGAGCACTTTGCCTGTGAGACACTCGACGGATGGCTAGTTAAGGTATTTAGCCACGAGACATTTGACAATACCATGTACTTGTCTGAGGTGATGCGGATCATAGCCGGATTACTGGAAGGATTAAACATAATTCATTCTTACGGG TTTTTACATCCCGGCTTGTCCAGCAAAAAAATATTACGGATTGAGAAAGGTCATTGCAAGCTCTACGATTTCTGTCTTTCTGAAGATGCACCAAAAGTTACTTCCTTTCGAAAAACTAAG ATACCATACTCGCTGAATCATTTCCCGCCAGAAGCTTTGCATCGCAATGAATATTCACAGCCTAGTGATGTCTGGGCTGTAGCCGGTGTCATATGGGAATTACTTACTG GCAAGCTTCCATTTCCCTGTGCAGAAGATGGCACTACTTTTGAAGATCAGGCTAGGGCACCCTCAGAATCGCAGGTTACTCACTATAGAGAAATAAG AAATAAACAATTATATCATTGCTGGCACCAGGTCTGTCCTCGACGTCCAACTATTCGAGAGCTCAGGGAATCTTATCAAGAG ATCTTCGAAAACTTATCAGATAATGCTTACGAGATTCCGCGTATGGACTTGTACACTTCCATGAAAAGTAGTACACTGTATAgtaaaggaaaagaagaagtGTACCATGATACTTATACTGCGGTACCATAA